The genomic window GCCGAATTATGTACCTTGGCAAGCGTTTCCAGTCCTTCACTGCCCGGCAGGTTCAAGTCCAGGAGTATGACATCCAGTTCGCTATCACCAAGACGTTCCAATGCCTCCCCAAGGTCGCCGGCCGGCGTGACATTAAACTCGGTTGAGACAGCCTCCTTCAACAGCTCCCGAATCAACCGGACATCACCCGGATTGTCCTCTACCAATAGAACTTTGATCTGGCTATTTTCTGTTCGGTTCATTTCGGCGGCAGTTTTACAATCGTCATCCAGAAATCCTCGATAGTCTTCACTACCTTAGCGAACTTTTCCAGGTCGAGGGGCTTGGTGATGTAGCAGTTGGCATGCAGGTCGTAGGTCTTGAGGATATCCTCCTCAGCCTCGGAGATTGTCAGGACTACGACGGGAATACGCCTCAGGATATCATCGGACTTGATCTCCGCCAGCACCTCACGACCATCCTTCCTGGGCAGGTTCAGATCGAGGAGGATAAGATCAGGATATGCAGCATCAGCATATTGAACTTCCCGGTGCAGAAATGCCAGGGCCTCAACGCCGTCATGCACCACCTGAAGACTGTTAAGCACCTTGGTTTCTTTAAGGGCTTCCTGGGTCAGGCGCACATCCCCGGGATTGTCTTCCACCAGTAGAATATTGATGGGTGTGACAGTCGATTGACTAGTCATGGCTCGTATCTCCCTTTGACTCCGCGTATGATTCGATGGGTAGTGAGACAGTAACGCAGGTACCAGCTCCCGGCGCGGTTTTGACGCCTATATGACCGCCCAGGCTATTTACCAGACTCCGGGTTACCGATAGCCCCAGGCCCATCTTCACCCCCTTCCCAACCGCGGGAGACTTGGTGCTGAAAAAAGGCTCGAAGATGTGGGGTAGAACATCCGATGGAATCCCCGCGCCGG from Candidatus Neomarinimicrobiota bacterium includes these protein-coding regions:
- a CDS encoding response regulator, which gives rise to MTSQSTVTPINILLVEDNPGDVRLTQEALKETKVLNSLQVVHDGVEALAFLHREVQYADAAYPDLILLDLNLPRKDGREVLAEIKSDDILRRIPVVVLTISEAEEDILKTYDLHANCYITKPLDLEKFAKVVKTIEDFWMTIVKLPPK